Proteins co-encoded in one Malus sylvestris chromosome 9, drMalSylv7.2, whole genome shotgun sequence genomic window:
- the LOC126634430 gene encoding photosynthetic NDH subunit of subcomplex B 3, chloroplastic, whose amino-acid sequence MIQIIHPIHSTSTNTPQLLSIQNISKMVTLQLSSCRSSFCFLPYNLINSNITSSHSTLRPSKPLISFSRAKVRAISTSQESQSEAVQPQQSPSVDFAFVNSVLLPDQTPDVHLRQACGGQKLRNIMLDSNIDLYGPYGRVLLNCAGGGTCGTCMVEIVQGKELLTPRTDKEKEHLKKKPKNWRLACQTTVGKPDSRGLVVVQQLPEWKAHEWKYEEVLVDPSQSS is encoded by the exons ATGATACAAAtcatccatccaattcattcaACCAGCACTAACACTCCACAACttttatcaattcaaaatatatCAAAAATGGTTACTCTCCAACTGAGCTCTTGTCGTTCATCTTTTTGCTTCCTCCCATATAACTTGATCAACTCCAACATTACCAGCTCCCATTCAACTCTCAGACCTTCCAAGCCACTCATCAGTTTCTCCAGAGCAAAAGTTAGAGCAATTAGCACATCCCAAGAGAGCCAATCCGAAGCCGTTCAACCCCAGCAATCCCCTTCCGTGGATTTCGCATTCGTTAAT TCGGTTTTACTTCCTGACCAAACACCAGATGTGCATCTTCGTCAAGCCTGTGGAGGGCAGAAACTTAGGAATATAATGCTGGATTCAAATATTGATTTGTATGGACCATAC GGTAGAGTTCTGTTGAATTGTGCTGGAGGAGGAACCTGCGGGACATGTATGGTGGAG ATTGTTCAAGGAAAAGAGCTGTTAACCCCTCGCACagacaaagaaaaggaacaTCTTAAAAAG AAACCAAAAAATTGGAGACTTGCTTGCCAAACCACAGTTGGGAAACCTGACTCCAGAGGGCTG GTTGTTGTCCAACAGCTGCCAGAATGGAAAGCACATGAATGGAAATACGAAGAAGTCCTAGTAGACCCTTCACAGTCTTCATAA
- the LOC126634428 gene encoding aquaporin TIP2-1-like, with translation MAGIAFGRCDDSFSLGSLKAYLAEFISTLLFVFAGVGSAIAYNKLTSDAALDPAGLVAIAIAHGFALFVAVSIGANISGGHVNPAVTFGLALGGQITILTGIFYWAAQLLGAIVAAFILKFVTGGLTIPTHSLAAGVGVIEGVVFEIIITFALVYTVYATAADPKKGSLGTIAPIAIGFIVGANILAAGPFSGGSMNPARSFGPAVASGDFHNNWIYWVGPLVGGGLAGLVYGNLFMYREHEPLVSEY, from the exons ATGGCCGGAATAGCATTTGGGAGATGTGACGATTCTTTCAGTTTGGGGTCCTTGAAGGCCTACCTTGCTGAGTTCATCTCAACTTTGCTATTTGTTTTTGCAGGAGTTGGTTCAGCCATAGCTTACA ACAAGTTAACATCCGATGCTGCACTTGATCCTGCTGGGTTAGTGGCCATTGCCATTGCCCATGGCTTTGCTCTCTTTGTTGCAGTTTCAATTGGGGCCAACATCTCTGGAGGCCATGTAAACCCAGCTGTCACATTCGGATTGGCTCTTGGTGGACAAATCACCATCCTCACTGGCATCTTCTACTGGGCAGCCCAGCTTCTTGGTGCCATTGTTGCAGCCTTTATCCTCAAGTTCGTCACTGGAGGCTTG ACAATCCCCACCCACAGTCTAGCTGCTGGAGTTGGAGTCATTGAAGGAGTAGTCTTTGAGATCATCATCACCTTCGCATTGGTTTACACTGTCTATGCAACAGCAGCTGACCCCAAGAAGGGCTCATTGGGCACCATTGCCCCCATCGCCATTGGTTTTATAGTTGGGGCTAACATCTTGGCTGCAGGACCATTCTCCGGTGGATCAATGAACCCGGCCCGCTCTTTTGGTCCTGCCGTTGCTAGCGGTGACTTCCACAACAACTGGATCTACTGGGTTGGACCCCTCGTTGGTGGTGGACTTGCTGGCCTTGTTTATGGAAACCTATTTATGTACAGAGAACATGAACCCTTAGTAAGCGAGTACtga